A DNA window from Halichondria panicea chromosome 16, odHalPani1.1, whole genome shotgun sequence contains the following coding sequences:
- the LOC135350333 gene encoding uncharacterized protein LOC135350333, which produces MEHWLKVSKSRQIPSSFTATISKFNSSILTLANGSSFIHCIDLTGKLLACAKYSADVRCMSQLQIPSVTCAVCCLGNGHITIISLEELLSKSFEKTSPGENDIFQGLLSSSISSHSTWKPSSFIPGEHVSVTITKSNDSNFSLLQAQIANNTLLVCQRSEVTSEHSLSVYLSSRNMKYGRCRVPLFPETPVAIYPLSFATCISRPLPKTLLAYRPAVFHVGCSDSNFNGQCDAVLAPNLYSKLFGSELTLSGSPVLLLGCQNGHVMYSSISQITATLNPSSPQQPLPIIYSLGQPVLSIHAIYLPDNDSNFLTVNTSGAQPHVPNSLLLIGRLGKLVLCTMGAPQQRTPSFLEFNTPGPITSSVLVKNHALLLSTPSALYKVCMEEDCIRRHSFATGSVIIPEMRFRLPSEVAQIDRGTLLLDNLKTITVSGETALKVVCVSLDGSVTVIKIARCCGEEKIEATDQSKLTKELKECLRTLESTSFRLDELSKKREQQESCLPELSRELSSLCDISRTQNMPAQSNSNFQIRYHPKYVNIGVNYHKPCIDVCLTYTGAAPLSKGWSLLVQTFPCKLESLSKHCTSSQLVPLASLQPKDEVSIQILLEDFVNLHYNVCCYVHYNASHLLNQVTAPTTVTILLFEKSLDFVDFLLPPQPKPRHVPWKPLHPTTPYTDAEDEFPHFKDVAVSMDTVAKVSATHKSDIDSNARSLYQPFLGALLARQDLIDLISDSEPDACEVILNSYDGSKVCLQTGVEDGSFVFSVYSTSETALCEAVNCVQRRVIY; this is translated from the exons ATGGAGCATTGGCTGAAAGTCTCAAAAAGCAGGCAGATTCCCTCATCATTTACCGCTACCATTTCAAAATTTAACAGTTCTATCCTCACCCTTGCCAATGGGTCATCATTTATCCACTGCATCGATCTCACAGGGAAATTACTG GCATGCGCAAAGTACTCAGCTGATGTGAGGTGCATGAGCCAGTTACAGATACCCTCAGTGACATGTGCAGTGTGTTGCCTTGGCAATGGACATATTACAATAATCTCACTGGAGGAGCTTCTTTCAAA ATCTTTTGAAAAAACCTCCCCTGGAGAGAACGATATCTTCCAAGGCCTTCTGTCAAGTTCTATCTCCTCTCATTCAACCTGGAAACCATCTAGCTTCATTCCTGGAGAACATGTCTCTGTCACTATTACAAAGAGCAATGATTCTAATTTTTCTCTTTTGCAAGCTCAGATTGCTAACAATACCCTGCTGGTGTGTCAAAGGTCGGAGGTCACAAGTGAACACTCGCTATCTGTCTATCTGAGCAGCAGGAATATGAAGTATGGAAGGTGTAGAGTACCGCTATTTCCGGAGACCCCAGTGGCAATTTATCCTCTCTcctttgctacatgtatatctagACCCCTGCCAAAGACTTTGCTAGCGTATCGACCAGCTGTCTTCCATGTGGGTTGTAGTGACTCCAATTTCAATGGTCAGTGTGATGCCGTGTTGGCACCAAATCTTTATTCCAAATTGTTTGGATCGGAGTTGACACTTTCTGGATCACCTGTGCTTCTTCTTGGCTGTCAAAACGGACATGTGATGTACTCGAGCATTAGTCAGATTACTGCTACGTTGAATCCCTCCTCACCTCAACAACCGTTACCCATTATCTATAGCCTGGGGCAACCTGTGCTGTCAATACATGCTATTTATCTTCCAGACAACGACTCAAACTTTCTGACGGTTAATACCTCAGGAGCACAACCTCATGTACCCAATTCACTACTTTTGATTGGTCGCCTAGGCAAACTTGTACTTTGCACAATGGGGGCTCCTCAGCAACGAACGCCATCTTTCCTTGAGTTCAATACCCCTGGTCCAATAACCTCATCAGTGCTTGTCAAGAACCATGCTCTGCTGCTCAGTACACCATCAGCACTCTATAAGGTTTGTATGGAGGAGGATTGCATTAGGAGACACTCTTTCGCTACAGGCTCAGTGATCATTCCGGAGAtgaggtttcgattgccatCTGAAGTGGCACAGATCGACAGGGGAACACTACTGCTCGACAACTTGAAAACGATCACTGTGAGTGGTGAGACAGCCCTTAaagttgtgtgtgtatcacTTGATGGCAGTGTGACTGTGATAAAGATTGCTAGATGTTGTGGGGAAGAGAAGATAGAAGCTACAGACCAAAGCAAACTAACGAAAGAGTTGAAGGAATGTCTTCGAACACTTGAGAGCACAAGTTTTCGATTGGATGAACTCAGTAAGAAGAGGGAACAGCAAGAAAGTTGCTTGCCTGAGCTTAGCAGAGAATTGTCCAGTCTTTGTGATATTTCACGTACCCAAAACATGCCAGCTCAGTCAAACTCCAATTTTCAAATCCGATATCACCCTAAATACGTAAACATTGGGGTGAATTATCATAAGCCATGTATCGATGTTTGCCTCACTTACACTGGAGCTGCCCCGCTATCCAAAGGGTGGTCACTCCTCGTTCAAACTTTCCCATGTAAATTGGAATCTCTCTCGAAGCATTGTACATCCTCTCAGTTAGTCCCGCTTGCCAGTCTACAGCCCAAGGATGAGGTGAGCATACAAATATTGCTGGAAGATTTTGTCAACCTCCACTACAATGTTTGCTGCTATGTGCACTATAATGCATCACACCTCTTGAATCAAGTGACCGCACCCACAACCGTAACAATTTTGTTATTTGAGAAATCGCTGGATTTTGTAGATTTTCTTCTTCCTCCTCAACCTAAGCCAAGGCATGTGCCCTGGAAACCTTTGCACCCTACCACTCCATACACCGATGCAGAAGATGAATTTCCTCATTTCAAAGACGTCGCTGTATCCATGGACACAGTTGCTAAAGTGTCGGCCACACACAAAAGCGACATTGACAGTAATGCTAGAAGCTTGTATCAACCATTTTTAGGTGCTCTTCTTGCCAGGCAGGACTTGATTGATCTTATCTCAGACTCTGAGCCAGATGCTTGTGAGGTCATCTTGAACAGTTACGATGGGAGCAAAGTGTGTCTACAAACTGGCGTAGAAGACGGTTCCTTCGTTTTCTCTGTGTATTCCACCTCAGAAACTGCTCTGTGTGAAGCTGTAAACTGTGTCCAGAGGAGGGTTATATATTAG
- the LOC135350331 gene encoding cation-independent mannose-6-phosphate receptor-like, producing the protein MIRIREDLCQNSLITGTWWGELKQNYCILKAVMSHYVLSSWLLCACMILSCCAVLQNCPSSECPTLSDIDLSPLQGTWETVYYSQAEGEENPDIPNFFNVSLCRPLSAPTTCANSRLCYSEHLNVFTDIGQNCRYDYDAGIKQVKFVFDYAPGLVYGSGNVSVTLVCGRTLGVPEVLEGDPNSHAIEILWVTSAACKNSSSLAANAQEEKCYHVHPYLDNGLKAKFIDLTNLIHPEGYAVSYPERPASSFLLSVCRPLENVGGCSGAMACLNQTDSGFNSGVAAPLKLGDMNSGSHLHVEGSLLTVVYYTSVKSGACFDSDNNIGNHSVKIHFLCPTGNEDLGPRITFLDDNLCLLVVHWYSSYACGNAAIQSTDCTLTTSLGLNFDLTGLSSQESVTSNTQLDSSGGQYRYDFKICSKNSLSTGCASRDQPIRVTQIDGGGMCHVLGVGAGRLRYVDGELTLMYGLGDPCHTNFARTTIIHFICPENVESNSSVITFSGEEDCFYEFEWVTPLACGAQTSGVSSCQFEILGSIYNLAPLVGTENENWIALDTQTDTQTDTQTHTECFMVNPCGTLAVAPDPHSSPADYCNAKLAPEECAGSSVCQVKKDGTLMKIGRFDFSSSSTQVHSADSNVVTVVGDETNTNFSVVVHYVCKVGDFTTPPIFIGVTNDMLYEFHWMTYAACPTGVELGNDCTVIHHSTGFVFNLTSLPVISFNRDNYQYNVSICKPLPLDKTVCSPRTKTNTAVCQSVGANHYSLGNSSSTLVYEDGTLKLKYTGGTRCHHNGNPNRNTTLVFVCDSTAHDPVVNDIDEDYCNYVIEIRTKKACPPAYQAHSCLHFTPTNTFDFSALSRASGIGNWETRGRDDSLYYINICQPLNSVAGCNPLAAVCRVQIIAGRTKYTNIALASTANFTSSSQSGENFINLKYEYKNQGEELCPTVTTIIHLTCNKSSLYVETGPVYLSGGDDASPCDYLFTWETVYACPIHPITSQTCSVSNPSGFTFDLSPLSYINSTLSYFPIDTPSGHTYHVSICNPLNHPCMTAEDNGTVAVCQIDSSHKPHQCGLSNTQTLTYFDGSLTMNFIGGDQCHHNNKNRSVLINFECDRTLVDYKGYPRFVSENEDCGYTFDWPTALACPPQELQCLASGGRYNLQPLLQQQVWSVRGLGDGYSYVIGGCRSLDFSKVPQCPQREGMGACRYRDDDSPGSGSVLGYISSDIVEERDGELVLTYTNGDCSNGRRGVVHVHFRCGDSVGEPTLDYNTNCVVSIDWNTKYACPRDSRVADWFIEDPVTHQQFNLSSLPPLLFNTYAETNGFNYNYTVGLGGKGVLCPRQWKDDTQLDIGACQYTLHSVDNHTHNVHSLGYVNSNTTLQYIGGEISVEYLNGDECHHVSKERKTVVNFACEPSRDDFLEVFPEKECEYTFTVHTGLVCKDLENIGVPCILPHFANLDVFQAHGMVEVRLNDSAMVYFSVCSTLDTANSKISKCPKGAAACLLNTETGKAVHLGKPRTSPEGLSGDEGVLLEYSAGGECMKTRYSTRILLVCNRNIIIGSPEFVDFSDCQYTFRWESVNACPIHLAYTSSSKDACSINDTSSEFMYDFTNLVNSEQISAIDSSSGTTYYIQLCGTKSNLPSEAAGCNTKDTGICSKGSSGKPATTLVSATHKIVLTSHTPRTVEVVYTVGMPCHSLLRTWTAVVSLQCASRKSSTKMPVFQSSDDCRLDFVWQNASFCVGEESCSVSDDKGHVYNFDGLFSQTWTGIVTSDSHSTEEGGTFTMSVCRNLNPFSGSGSHCSSPAGICLKSPDGRHHVNLGHMTGTPKIQATSDPHPTIQAKYSSGDVCNATTGARYTTTLFLHCAPETSSPILSLHEDAPNGNCTWAVAMETPLACPPDKSSSQVECVMSTSEGEFDFTPLGQQLTFAAKGLKYSVCLCKSARCSVASINSTTERGETTKLGTLSASSLMLSSVTGGPRLTFTGGDSCSEGRSIQSIIFMECNRTADKSQGELTLQKSVSDECHKYFFWSTPYACISEEVSCTVATDKGDVLYDFSPLHSLGKPWQVTLGADTYYINVCGAIEHRSLYELEGCGPQSSVCVKSSGKFHSLATTSTQRVQVTDEGVLIRFSGNGTGCGSHVSVQMTCGVGEILITDPSPGCYASDFTWKTPYACGENKAVVSNDCKFDASLFSGSYFSFQPKFLQQSSSYNTTVEGGTTYYVNLCGKAKECEEDVSVCDSNKNMIASYKQQTIMAEGYQLLFQMTKSVSHAIVRVVCLVGDVVTHTPKPGTLLLENVGKQNEHTYYYFVLYTKGCKFDSGAIAPPATTNSPEAIPPGSSSTTAVVLVLLAIAVVLVVVLILVFYKNTRRAAAKHFLEKLIIGKADEPVKYHKIHHERDEETALMDGSSDSDSNESVSVYEEGGGGGALKVDVDITPENKETNSDEELINI; encoded by the exons ATGATCAGAATCCGAGAAGATCTCTGTCAGAATTCACTCATCACTGGTACATGGTGGGGAGAATTGAAGCAGAACTACTGCATACTCAAGGCTGTGATGTCTCACTACGTACTGTCAAGCTGGCTACTTTGTGCCTGTATgatcctgagttgctgtgcagtGCTACAAAACTGTCCCTCAAGTGAATGTCCTACCCTCTCGGATATTGATCTGAGTCCTCTCCAGGG AACCTGGGAGACTGTTTACTACAGTCAAGCAGAAGGTGAAGAAAACCCAGACATCCCCAACTTCTTCAACGTCAGTCTGTGCAGGCCCCTGAGTGCTCCCACTACCTGTGCCAATTCCAGATTATGCTATTCTGAGCATCTCAACGTCTTCACTGATATAGGTCAGAACTGTCGCTATGACTATGACGCTGGAATCAAACAAGTTAAATTTGTGTTCGACTACGCTCCTGGACTTGTGTATGGGAGTGGCAATGTGTCTGTGACTCTGGTTTGTGGTCGTACCTTG GGTGTACCAGAGGTACTAGAAGGTGATCCCAACTCCCATGCCATTGAAATTCTCTGGGTGACATCTGCTGCCTGTAAGAACAGCTCCTCTTTGGCTGCTAATGCCCAGGAGGAAAAGTGTTATCACGTTCACCCATACTTGGACAATGGCCTGAAGGCAAAGTTTATTGACCTAACAAACCTAATTCACCCTGAAGGATATGCGGTTTCCTATCCTGAGCGACCAGCAAGTAGTTTCTTATTGTCAGTGTGTCGGCCATTGGAAAATGTTGGTGGTTGTTCCGGAGCAATGGCTTGCCTAAATCAAACTGACTCGGGCTTTAACTCGGGTGTAGCCGCTCCCCTAAAGTTGGGAGACATGAATTCTGGTTCTCACCTACACGTTGAAGGCAGTCTCTTAACAGTGGTGTACTATACCAGTGTGAAAAGTGGAGCCTGTTTCGACAGTGACAACAACATTGGAAACCACTCAGTTAAGATCCACTTCCTCTGTCCGACTGGGAATGAG GACCTGGGTCCTCGTATCACCTTCCTGGACGATAATCTTTGTCTCCTCGTCGTACACTGGTATTCATCTTACGCCTGTGGTAATGCAGCCATACAGTCCACTGACTGCACGCTCACCACCTCTCTAGGATTAAACTTTGACCTCACGGGCCTTAGTTCTCAAGAGAGTGTCACAAGCAATACACAGCTAGACTCAAGTGGGGGACAATATCGTTACGACTTCAAGATATGCTCCAAGAATTCTCTAAGCACTGGATGTGCTTCTAGGGATCAACCGATTCGTGTAACACAGATAGATGGTGGTGGTATGTGTCATGTGCTTGGAGTGGGGGCCGGAAGACTTCGTTATGTGGACGGAGAGCTCACACTTATGTATGGACTTGGAGATCCTTGTCACACTAACTTTGCTCGCACAACCATCATTCACTTCATTTGCCCAGAGAATGTCGAGTCAAATTCAAGTGTTATAACTTTTTCAGGTGAAGAAGACTGCTTCTACGAGTTTGAATGGGTTACTCCCCTCGCTTGTGGGGCACAGACTTCAGGGGTCTCTTCTTGTCAATTTGAGATTCTGGGGAGCATTTACAATTTGGCCCCCCTCGTTGGTACAGAGAACGAAAATTGGATCGCACTAGACACCCAAACAGACACCCAAACAGACACCCAAACACACACCGAGTGCTTCATGGTTAACCCTTGTGGAACATTGGCTGTGGCTCCTGATCCACATTCATCACCAGCAGATTACTGCAATGCCAAACTTGCCCCGGAAGAGTGTGCTGGGAGCAGCGTGTGTCAGGTCAAAAAAGATGGCACTCTTATGAAAATTGGCCGTTTCGATTTCAGTTCAAGCTCTACCCAGGTCCACAGTGCTGACAGCAATGTTGTAACCGTGGTGGGAGATGAGACTAATACTAATTTTTCTGTTGTGGTACACTATGTGTGTAAAGTGGGAGATttcaccacaccccctatctTTATCGGCGTGACAAATGACATGTTATATGAGTTCCATTGGATGACGTATGCTGCCTGTCCCACTGGTGTTGAGCTTGGCAACGACTGCACTGTCATCCATCACTCCACTGGCTTTGTCTTCAACCTCACCTCTCTCCCAGTTATATCATTCAACCGAGATAACTACCAATACAACGTATCGATATGTAAACCACTACCACTAGATAAGACTGTTTGTTCTCCTAGAACTAAAACAAACACCGCCGTGTGCCAATCAGTTGGAGCTAATCACTATTCTCTTGGAAATTCGAGTTCAACTTTAGTATATGAGGATGGAACACTCAAATTAAAATATACTGGAGGGACACGATGTCACCACAATGGCAATCCTAACAGAAACACCACATTAGTTTTTGTGTGTGACAGCACAGCACATGACCCAGTAGTCAACGACATTGACGAGGATTACTGCAACTACGTAATTGAAATTAGAACAAAGAAAGCATGCCCACCAGCATATCAAGCGCATTCTTGTCTTCACTTTACTCCCACCAACACGTTTGACTTCTCTGCTCTCTCACGAGCTAGTGGCATTGGGAACTGGGAGACTCGGGGACGGGACGACTCTCTATACTACATCAACATCTGTCAACCCTTGAACTCTGTTGCGGGGTGCAACCCTCTCGCAGCTGTGTGTAGGGTGCAGATTATAGCGGGGAGGACGAAGTATACAAATATTGCTCTAGCATCAACTGCTAATTTTACGTCCTCAAGTCAATCTGGAGAAAACTTCATCAATCTCAAGTACGAGTATAAGAACCAAGGAGAGGAATTATGCCCTACTGTAACGACCATTATACATCTGACCTGCAACAAGTCCTCTCTCTATGTAGAG ACGGGCCCTGTCTACTTGTCAGGCGGAGATGATGCCAGCCCTTGTGACTACCTCTTTACCTGGGAGACAGTGTATGCCTGCCCCATCCATCCTATCACCTCTCAAACATGCTCAGTTTCGAACCCATCAGGATTCACCTTTGACCTATCTCCACTTAGTTATATAAACTCTACCCTTTCTTACTTCCCCATTGACACGCCTTCTGGCCACACCTATCACGTATCCATATGCAACCCTCTAAACCATCCGTGCATGACAGCCGAAGACAATGGGACTGTGGCTGTGTGTCAGATCGACTCATCACATAAACCACATCAATGTGGGCTGTCAAACACACAGACACTCACTTATTTCGATGGCAGCTTGACTATGAACTTTATAGGCGGCGATCAATGtcatcacaacaataaaaatcGCTCTGTTTTGATCAATTTCGAATGtgaccgtactctggttgATTACAAAGGTTATCCCCGGTTTGTCTCTGAGAACGAAGACTGTGGCTACACATTTGATTGGCCGACTGCTCTGGCGTGTCCACCGCAAGAACTCCAGTGCTTGGCCAGTGGGGGAAGGTACAATCTCCAGCCATTGCTACAGCAGCAAGTGTGGAGTGTGAGAGGGTTGGGGGATGGCTACAGCTATGTCATTGGTGGATGTAG GTCTCTGGACTTTTCCAAGGTTCCTCAATGTCCACAGAGAGAAGGAATGGGGGCATGTCGCTACCGTGATGATGATTCTCCAGGCTCAGGGTCGGTGCTGGGATACATCAGTAGTGATATTGTGGAAGAGAGGGATGGGGAGCTCGTACTGACGTACACCAATGGAGATTGCTCAAATGGGAGAAGGGGTGTGGTACATGTCCACTTCCGATGTGGGGACAGCGTG GGTGAGCCGACACTGGACTATAATACCAACTGTGTGGTGAGCATTGATTGGAACACTAAGTATGCCTGCCCTCGAGACAGCAGAGTGGCCGACTGGTTCATAGAGGATCCAGTTACTCATCAGCAGTTCAACCTCTCATCTCTACCCCCCCTACTCTTCAATACGTATGCAGAAACCAATGGCTTTAACTATAACTACACGGTAGGTCTTGGAGGGAAAGGAGTGCTTTGCCCTCGACAATGGAAGGACGATACACAACTGGATATTGGAGCATGCCAGTACACCCTCCACAGCGTGGACAACCATACACACAACGTACACTCTCTGGGCTATGTCAACAGCAATACCACACTACAATACATTGGCGGGGAGATCAGTGTCGAGTATCTGAATGGAGATGAATGTCACCACGTATCTAAAGAGCGTAAGACTGTCGTGAATTTTGCTTGTGAGCCTTCAAGGGATGATTTCCTTGAAGTATTTCCTGAAAAGGAATGTGAGTATACCTTCACTGTGCACACTGGTCTCGTGTGTAAGGATTTGGAGAACATTGGAGTGCCCTGTATACTCCCCCACTTTGCTAATCTAGATGTGTTTCAAGCTCATGGCATGGTAGAAGTGAGGCTGAATGATTCTGCAATGGTCTACTTCTCTGTGTGTAGCACTCTCGATACCGCTAACAGCAAAATCAGCAAGTGTCCTAAGGGAGCAGCTGCGTGTCTTCTTAATACTGAAAC TGGAAAAGCGGTCCACTTGGGCAAGCCCAGGACTTCGCCCGAAGGACTCTCAGGAGATGAGGGGGTGCTTCTGGAGTACAGCGCAGGAGGAGAGTGTATGAAAACCAGATACTCCACTAGAATACTTCTTGTCTGCAACAGAAACATCATAATT GGTTCTCCTGAGTTTGTTGACTTCAGTGACTGTCAGTACACTTTTCGCTGGGAGAGTGTCAATGCCTGCCCCATTCACCTGGCCTACACTAGTTCATCAAAGGATGCATGCTCCATTAATGATACTTCATCAGAGTTTATGTACGACTTCACAAACCTTGTCAACTCTGAGCAAATCTCTGCAATTGACTCTAGCTCTGGCACTACCTACTACATACAGTTGTGTGGTACCAAGTCTAATCTGCCCTCAGAGGCTGCTGGATGTAACACGAAAGATACTGGAATTTGTAGCAAAGGGTCAAGCGGTAAACCAGCCACAACCCTTGTCTCAGCGACCCACAAGATTGTGTTAACCTCTCACACTCCGCGCACAGTGGAGGTGGTGTACACTGTGGGAATGCCCTGTCATTCTCTCCTACGAACATGGACAGCTGTTGTCAGTCTGCAGTGTGCCTCCAGAAAGAGCTCCACTAAGATGCCCGTTTTCCAGTCTTCTGATGATTGTAGGCTGGACTTTGTTTGGCAGAATGCATCTTTTTGTGTGGGGGAAGAGTCTTGCTCTGTTAGTGATGACAAGGGACATGTGTACAATTTTGATGGACTCTTTTCACAGACCTGGACA GGCATTGTTACAAGTGATTCCCACTCCACTGAGGAAGGTGGGACCTTCACAATGAGTGTCTGTCGTAACCTCAACCCATTCTCTGGCAGTGGCTCTCATTGCTCCTCTCCAGCAGGGATTTGCTTGAAAAGTCCCGACGGCCGCCATCATGTG AATCTTGGTCACATGACTGGTACTCCTAAGATACAAGCTACATCTGACCCCCATCCAACCATTCAGGCCAAATACTCCAGTGGAGATGTGTGCAACGCCACCACAGGTGCTCGCTATACTACCACCCTCTTTCTGCACTGTGCCCCAGAAACCTCCTCCCCTATACTCTCACTACATGAGGATGCCCCCAATGGGAATTGTACATGGGCTGTTGCTATGGAAACCCCTCTTGCTTGTCCCCCGGATAAATCGAGCAGTCAGGTGGAGTGTGTAATGAGCACATCTGAAGGAGAGTTTGACTTCACTCCCCTAGGCCAACAGCTCACT TTTGCAGCTAAGGGCTtaaagtacagtgtatgtcTGTGCAAGAGTGCCCGTTGTTCTGTTGCCTCTATAAACTCCACCACTGAGCGGGGTGAAACCACCAAACTGGGCACTCTGAGTGCTAGTAGTCTGATGCTGTCTTCCGTCACTGGGGGCCCCAGACTTACATTCACAGGAGGTGACAGCTGCAGTGAAG GTAGGAGTATTCAGAGCATTATCTTCATGGAATGTAACAGAACTGCAGATAAAAGCCAAGGCGAACTTACTCTTCAAAAA TCTGTCTCGGATGAGTGTCATAAGTACTTCTTCTGGTCCACTCCGTACGCGTgcatatcagaggaggtcagcTGCACAGTTGCCACAGATAAGGGGGATGTGCTCTATGACTTCTCTCCGTTGCATTCTCTGGGGAAGCCATGGCAGGTCACGTTAGG GGCTGACACCTATTATATAAACGTTTGTGGAGCAATTGAACATAGAAGTTTGTATGAACTTGAAG GATGTGGTCCACAGTCATCAGTGTGTGTGAAAAGCTCTGGTAAATTCCACAGTTTGGCCACCACTTCTACTCAAAGAGTGCAAG TGACTGACGAAGGTGTGCTGATAAGGTTTAGTGGTAATGGGACTGGTTGTGGAAGTCACGTGAGTGTGCAGATGACTTGTGGAGTGGGGGAAATACTCATCACAGATCC CTCTCCAGGATGCTATGCGAGTGACTTCACCTGGAAAACACCATATGCTTGTGGAGAGAATAA GGCTGTTGTTTCCAATGACTGCAAATTTGATGCATCTCTCTTCTCTGGCAGCTACTTCTCCTTCCAGCCAAAATTTCTCCAACAGTCATCCAG CTATAATACAACTGTTGAAGGGGGTACAACATACTATGTGAACCTCTGTGGGAAAGCCAAAGAGTGTGAGGAAGATGTGTCAGTATGTGACAGCAATAAGAATATGATAGCATCCTACAAACAGCAAACGATAATGGCTGAAG GCTACCAGTTACTCTTCCAGATGACTAAAAGTGTATCTCATGCAattgtgagggtggtgtgttTAGTTGGTGATGTAGTCACACACACCCCTAAGCCTGGCACTCTGCTTCTGGAGAACGTGGGGAAACAGAATGAGCACACCTACTATTATTTTGTCCTTTACACCAAGGGATGCAAATT TGATTCTGGAGCCATTGCTCCTCCGGCCACCACCAATTCCCCTGAAGCTATTCCTCCTGGCAGCAGCAGCACCACAGCTGTTGTTCTCGTGCTCTTGGCTATAGCAGTTGTTCTAGTTGTGGTTCTTATTTTGGTCTTCTATAAGAATACGAGAAG AGCTGCTGCAAAGCACTTTTTGGAGAAATTGATTATCGGTAAAGCAGATGAACCAGTCAAGTATCACAAA ATTCATCATGAAAGAGATGAGGAGACAGCACTGATGGATGGGAGCAGTGACTCAGACTCCAATGAGAGTGTGAGCGTTTACGAGgagggtggagggggtggggcccTGAAAGTGGACGTGGACATTACACCAGAGAACAAAGAGACAAACTCGGATGAAGAGCTTATCAACATTTAG